DNA sequence from the Streptomyces sp. NBC_01497 genome:
GTGTGCCGCCGAACGACTGCGGCATCGAGTCCGACATGTCGAACCGGAAGTCGTCGCCCGACGCGATGAGCGCCTTCGCGATGGACCGCTGCACGGCGTCCGGATAGGCCGCCATGTCCAGCGACTTGTCCGGCGAGACGAAACCGCCCTGCGCCGCCCAGATCTTCGCCGCGTCCGGGGACGCGAGGTACGTCAGCAGCGCCTGCGCTCCCGGGGTGTCCTTCAGCGCGACAGCCGCGTCGCCACCGGTCACCACCGGTGAGTCCGCGCCGACCGCGGGGAAGGGGAAGATCTTCGCGTCCGTGCCGATCTTCGCCTTGGTCTGCTGGATGTTGACCCCCGCGAAGTCGGCGGCGCCGACCATGGCCGCCTTCGGGGTGTCGCCGCCCGTGAAGGTCTGCGTGACGGAGGCCGGGAACTCGGTCTGGAGCGCGCCCGCGGGGCCGCCCGCGAGCGTGTCCGGCCGGCCGAACAGGGCGGCGAGCGTGGTCAGGGCCTTCGTGACGGACGGGTCCGTCCACTTGATCTTGTGCTGGCCGAGCTGGTCGTACTTCTGGGGGCCCGCCTGGGAGAGGTAGACGTTCTCGAACCAGTCGGTGAGCGTCCAGCCGTCCGCCCCGCCGACCGACAGGGGGGTGACGCCGGACGCGGAGAGCGTGTCCGCCGTCTTCAGGAACTCCGTCCACGTCTTCGGCACCGTGGCGCCCGCGTTCTGGAACGCCTTCGCGTTGTACCAGACGAGGGACTTGTTGGCGGCCTTGAAGTAGACCGCGTACGGCGTGCCGTCCACCGTGCCGAGGTCCTGCCAGCCCTTGCTGTAGTTCTTGGCCAGCTGCGCCTTGGCCGCCGCGCCCAGCGGCTTGACCCACTTCTGCGCCACGGCCTGGTCGATCGCGCCGACCTGGGGGAGCATCGCGACGTCCGGCGGGCTGCCGCCGGCGATCTTCGTACCGAGGAAGTTGACGATCGGGTCCTGCGCGGGCACGAACGTCACCGTGGCGCCCGTCCGCTTCTCGAACGCGTCCAGGACCTTGGTGAAGTTGGCCTGTTCCGGGCCCGTCCACACGGCGGCCACCTCGATCTTCTGACCGGTCAGCTTCGGCAGGGCGACTCCGCCCGCGCTCCCGGCCGCCGACGGGCTCGCGCCACTGCCCGCACCGTCGCCCTTACCGGGCTTCGCGTCCGAGCCGCCGCACCCGGCCAGCGCCGTCGCGCCCAGGACGACGAACACCGCCGCCGCCCGGACGTTCCGTGATCTATTCGCCAGAGCCCTACGTGCCGTACGAGTTGTGCGCATCGCAGCTTCCCCGTCTCTCCCGCGCGCGTTCGGATCCACGCTGGACAGGCGTACGCAGCCGGACGTGGCGGCGTCGTCCCGTCCCGTGCGGACCAGTCCTACGCCGGGTGTTCATGACAGGCAAGAGCGCCGGGGAGCCGTACGCGGTGATCGTGATGGGCTCGTGACGCGCCCGCAAGGGCGTCGCACGAGCCCCGCGACGTCAGGGGTGCGCGGGCGTCAGCGGGGCCACCGGGGCCGCGGCCACCGAGCGGGCCGCCCGGTCCATGGCGCTGGCCAGCAACGCCAGGTCCGTGGGGCCGTTGCCCAGCTCGCGCACCGGACGGCGGGCCGGCGGATCGCCCATCCGCTCCCACTCCAGTGCCGCCACCGTGGGCCGTTGGGTGGCCGTCCTGGGGATACGGCCCGTCACCCGGCCCGCCTGGAACGGCGTCCCGTACCCGTCGGCGCCGGCGAGGTGCCCCCGGCCCGGAGCCGGGTCCTCCGGCGCGGGTGCCACCGGCGGCGCGTTGAGCACCGCCCGCAGCCGCACCGTACGGGCCAACTCCGTGCCCGCGGTGCGCTCCGGGGCGGCGGACGCGGCCACCAGATGCACGCCGAGCCGCTCGCCGTCCCGCGCGATCGCCTCCAGGGCCCGTACGACCGAACCGGCGGCAGGCCGGCCAGGACTCCCGAGAGCGGGCGCCACCAGCGCGTCGAAGTCGTCCACCAGGACGGCGAGGCGCGGCAGCGGGCTCGACACGGGGACCGGCTCCTGCCGGCCCGCCGACGGACCGGGTCTGAGCCGGATCGTGCGCGTCGCCGACGCCGGAACGTCACCGGGCCGCCCGCCCGGCTGCCCCGCCGGGCCGTCAGCCGCCGCGTCCGTGGCCCTGTACCGCTCGTGCCACTGGGCGAACGTCAGCGGCCCCAGCAGTTCCGCCCGCCGTTTCAGCTCCGCGCCCAGCGCCTGCGCGAACTCGCGCATCCTGACCGGGTCCGAGGCGATCAGATGCTCTGTCACATGCGGCAGTTCGCCCAGCGCGGCGAGGCCCTCCCCGCGCATCCCGCCCGCCCCGTCGACCAGCAGCAGGCCGAGCCGGTCGGGGCGTGCGCCCGCCGCCAGCGAGGCCGCCACGGCCCGCAGCATCTCGGTCCTGCCGCTGCCCGGCGGCCCCTCGATGAGCAGATGCGGGCCCTCCCGGCCCAGATCGGCGGCGACCGGGCCGCGCGGGCCCGCGCCCAGCACCGCCACGCACGCCTCTTCCGGGCTGTCGGCGGCCTGCGCCCACCGGGCCAGCAGTGAGGCGGGCGTCGCACGGGCCAGGCCCAGTTCATCCAGCAGCCGCGCGGTGCGCGGCAGCGCCGTCGGCGGGCGCGGGCCCGTGGCCGGGCCCGTGGTCCGCAGTGGCGCGAGCGCCCGGCCGAAGCGTTCGGCCCAGGCGGCGGACACCGCGTCCACCACGGCGACCGTGCCCCGGCCCTCGCCCACCCGCTGCCCCGGTGCCGTACGCAGCAGCCGCAGCGCGCCAGCGACATCACCGCTCAGCAGCGCGACCGCGCCGCACTCGCGAAACGGCAGCGAGGCCAGACAGGCCATGTCGTACGTCGCCGTGACGGACGAGACCGCCGACGCGGCCGGCGTCTCCGCGAGGCACAGCACGTGCACCCCGGCCGCGGGACCGGCCTCCGCGAGGCGCGCCGTGCTCTCGCGCAGGGCCGCCGAGCCGGGGTCGCCGTCCACGATCAGCAGGGTGCGCGGGCCGGTGTGCCGCCGCGCGACCTCGTCGAGCACCGACGGCTCGGCCGATGCCCAGCCCGCGCCGAGAGGACCCTCGTCCAGCCGGCGGGTCAGCTCGGCTGTCCGCGCTGCCGCCTGGTCCCGGTCGAACGCGAGCAGCAGCCGGCAGTCCTGGCCGTGCCCGGGGCGCGTGTGGGGCAGCCAGCCGAGCCAGCCCCAGTCCCTGCGGCGCTCCTCGACGGAGAGCGCGCGGTCCGTCGTGACGAGAACGATCTCCAGTTCGGACGGGGCGTGCAGGGCGGCCAGCTGGGCGACCACCGAGCGGGCTAGCCCTGTCAGGCGGGCGCGGGGACCGGCGAGGCCGAGCGAACCGACCTCCTTCAGTCCGGCCGTCACCGGCACGGGCCGCTCCGGCCGGTCCGCCGTGCCGAGCCGCACCACCAGCGCCTCCGGGTGGTCAGGACCGCGCTCCCACAGCCGCCGGCCGGGCCCGAGCGCGGTGAGCAGGAGCTCGGCGGCGTCCGGCCAGACGCCGTCCGAGGTCGGCCGCTCCCCGGCGGGCTCGCCCGCGCGCTGCACCGGCACGCCGATGTGTGTTTCGCCACGTGTGCCGCCGAGCCGCCGTGCCCAGGCGCCGAGACCGCGCCGCCGCCCCGGGTGCGCCTGCGCCTCGTCGTCCTCGACGCCGGGGGCCCAGTCGTGCGCGACGGCGTCCTCGCCGCCCTGCGGGCCGTACCCGGCGGGGTCCTCGCCGCCGCGCGGACCCGGTACGTACGGCACGCCAGGCTGTGGCCCCGCCGGGCCGCGTGCCGCAGGGGAGCCCGGCCCCGCCAGGCCCGCACGCGGGTCGCCCGCGCCCTCGGCGCCCCGTGCGCGCGGGACACCACCGCGCCCGTCGGAGCCGGCGCCGTCTGCCTGCGTGCCGCCGCCGAGGTGTCCTGCCCGGCCGCCGGGGCCGCCGGGGGAGTCCGCGTAGCCGGCGGAACCCGCGAAGGGGCCGCCGCCCGCCGGCCCGCGCGCCGCGCCCGCCGTGTCCGCGTCCCGGCCGTCGGAGCGCTGCCGAGCTTCGCCGTCAGCCTCCCGCACGGACGGCGCCGGGGTCAGCCGCAGATGGCCCTCGCCGTCCGGGGCCGTCGCCCGCGCGGGCTCCCGCGTGCCCGGTGCGAGCCTCAGCGTCGACTCGCCCAGCCGCAGCGAGGCGCCACGGGGCAGCGGGACGGGCGCGGGGCCCACCGGCGCGCCCTCCAGCATCGTGCCGTTCGTCGATCCCAGGTCCGCCACCGCGACGGCGCCGTCCGGCGCGACCGTCACCGCGCAGTGCAGCCGTGACACGTCCGGGTCGTCGAGCGGCACGTCCGCGTCGGCGGAGCGGCCGATCACCACCCGGCCGCCGTGCAGCAGGTGCACACCTCCCGCGTCCGGGCCCGCGACGACCCTGAGCTGCGCGGCCGCCTCGTGTACGGGTGCCTCGTCCTCGCCCGGCGCGCCGAGTGAGAGCACCGCCCCGTCGACCAGCGGCGGGGCGCCGAGTGCGGCACGCTGC
Encoded proteins:
- a CDS encoding FHA domain-containing protein; translated protein: MQIRLTVLAPGRACDVLVTAPAGTALAAVASGLATAVLGPDTPGTTVMYAGRERLDAQRAALGAPPLVDGAVLSLGAPGEDEAPVHEAAAQLRVVAGPDAGGVHLLHGGRVVIGRSADADVPLDDPDVSRLHCAVTVAPDGAVAVADLGSTNGTMLEGAPVGPAPVPLPRGASLRLGESTLRLAPGTREPARATAPDGEGHLRLTPAPSVREADGEARQRSDGRDADTAGAARGPAGGGPFAGSAGYADSPGGPGGRAGHLGGGTQADGAGSDGRGGVPRARGAEGAGDPRAGLAGPGSPAARGPAGPQPGVPYVPGPRGGEDPAGYGPQGGEDAVAHDWAPGVEDDEAQAHPGRRRGLGAWARRLGGTRGETHIGVPVQRAGEPAGERPTSDGVWPDAAELLLTALGPGRRLWERGPDHPEALVVRLGTADRPERPVPVTAGLKEVGSLGLAGPRARLTGLARSVVAQLAALHAPSELEIVLVTTDRALSVEERRRDWGWLGWLPHTRPGHGQDCRLLLAFDRDQAAARTAELTRRLDEGPLGAGWASAEPSVLDEVARRHTGPRTLLIVDGDPGSAALRESTARLAEAGPAAGVHVLCLAETPAASAVSSVTATYDMACLASLPFRECGAVALLSGDVAGALRLLRTAPGQRVGEGRGTVAVVDAVSAAWAERFGRALAPLRTTGPATGPRPPTALPRTARLLDELGLARATPASLLARWAQAADSPEEACVAVLGAGPRGPVAADLGREGPHLLIEGPPGSGRTEMLRAVAASLAAGARPDRLGLLLVDGAGGMRGEGLAALGELPHVTEHLIASDPVRMREFAQALGAELKRRAELLGPLTFAQWHERYRATDAAADGPAGQPGGRPGDVPASATRTIRLRPGPSAGRQEPVPVSSPLPRLAVLVDDFDALVAPALGSPGRPAAGSVVRALEAIARDGERLGVHLVAASAAPERTAGTELARTVRLRAVLNAPPVAPAPEDPAPGRGHLAGADGYGTPFQAGRVTGRIPRTATQRPTVAALEWERMGDPPARRPVRELGNGPTDLALLASAMDRAARSVAAAPVAPLTPAHP
- a CDS encoding ABC transporter substrate-binding protein, with the protein product MRTTRTARRALANRSRNVRAAAVFVVLGATALAGCGGSDAKPGKGDGAGSGASPSAAGSAGGVALPKLTGQKIEVAAVWTGPEQANFTKVLDAFEKRTGATVTFVPAQDPIVNFLGTKIAGGSPPDVAMLPQVGAIDQAVAQKWVKPLGAAAKAQLAKNYSKGWQDLGTVDGTPYAVYFKAANKSLVWYNAKAFQNAGATVPKTWTEFLKTADTLSASGVTPLSVGGADGWTLTDWFENVYLSQAGPQKYDQLGQHKIKWTDPSVTKALTTLAALFGRPDTLAGGPAGALQTEFPASVTQTFTGGDTPKAAMVGAADFAGVNIQQTKAKIGTDAKIFPFPAVGADSPVVTGGDAAVALKDTPGAQALLTYLASPDAAKIWAAQGGFVSPDKSLDMAAYPDAVQRSIAKALIASGDDFRFDMSDSMPQSFGGTPGKGEWKDLQDFLSNPKDVAGTQHKLEADAAKAFTS